In the genome of Electrophorus electricus isolate fEleEle1 chromosome 26, fEleEle1.pri, whole genome shotgun sequence, one region contains:
- the tax1bp3 gene encoding tax1-binding protein 3 translates to MSYIPGQPVTAVVQRIEIQKLRDGDNLILGFSIGGGIDQDPGQNPFSEDKTDKGIYVTRVSKGGPADVAGLMTGDKIMQVNGWDMTMVTHDQARKRLTKKNEDVVRLLVTRKSLEDVVRQSMMPH, encoded by the exons atgtcttaCATACCTGGACAACCTGTCACAGCTGTAGTG CAACGGATTGAGATTCAAAAACTGCGTGATGGTGACAATTTAATATTGGGTTTTAGTATTGGAGGTGGGATTGATCAAGATCCTGGTCAGAATCCATTCTCTGAGGACAAGACAGACAAG GGTATCTATGTTACAAGGGTGTCAAAAGGAGGGCCAGCAGATGTTGCGGGCCTCATGACTGGGGATAAAATAATGCAG GTTAATGGGTGGGATATGACTATGGTGACCCATGACCAAGCGCGTAAAAGGTTAACGAAAAAGAATGAAGATGTGGTTAGGCTACTGGTGACCAGAAAGTCTCTGGAGGATGTAGTCAGACAGTCCATGATGCCACACTAA
- the nr2f6b gene encoding LOW QUALITY PROTEIN: nuclear receptor subfamily 2 group F member 6b (The sequence of the model RefSeq protein was modified relative to this genomic sequence to represent the inferred CDS: deleted 1 base in 1 codon), whose product MAMVGGGWGNPNGSTNGLGEKGYLGGEEGESSPQAGNSDVEGGEDDKACVVDCVVCGDKSSGKHYGVFTCEGCKSFFKRSVRRNLNYTCRSNRECQIDQHHRNQCQYCRLKKCFRVGMRKEAVQRGRIPPSHPGISPTSMVGGGGGGGGAPGMGGDFFNGQPAPELISQLLRAEPYPNSRYGVQCGQQLGGANSAVMGIDNICELAARLLFSTIEWARNIPYFPDLPVSEQVALLRLSWSELFILNAAQSALPLHMAPLLAAAGFHASPMSAERVVSFMDQVRVFQDQVDKLTRLQVDSAEYSCLKAIALFSPDACGLTDPAHVESLQEKAQVALTEYERMQYPSQPQRFGRLLLRLPSLRAVPANLISQLFFMRLVGKTPIETLIRDMQLSGSSISWPYVPGQ is encoded by the exons ATGGCCATGGTGGGTGGGGGATGGGGTAACCCTAATGGGAGCACCAATGGCCTCGGGGAGAAAGGCTAcctg gggggggaggagggcgAGAGCTCCCCCCAGGCCGGGAACAGTGACGTGGAAGGGGGAGAGGATGACAAGGCTTGTGTGGTGGACTGTGTGGTTTGCGGAGACAAGTCCAGCGGAAAGCACTACGGTGTCTTTACCTGTGAGGGCTGCAAGAGCTTCTTCAAAAGGAGCGTACGCCGGAACCTCAACTACACCTGCAG ATCAAACAGAGAATGTCAGATCGACCAGCATCATCGCAACCAGTGCCAGTACTGCCGTCTGAAGAAATGCTTCCGTGTTGGCATGAGAAAAGAGG CAGTCCAGCGTGGACGCATCCCACCATCCCACCCTGGTATAAGCCCGACTTccatggtgggggggggtggaggaggaggcggagcgCCGGGTATGGGAGGCGACTTCTTCAATGGTCAACCAGCGCCTGAACTCATCTCGCAGCTTCTGAGAGCTGAGCCGTACCCCAACAGCCGCTACGGGGTGCAGTGCGGCCAGCAACTGGGCGGAGCCAACAGCGCAGTCATGGGCATTGACAACATCTGTGAGCTGGCTGCCCGACTCCTCTTCAGCACCATCGAGTGGGCCCGGAACATTCCCTACTTCCCTGACCTGCCTGTCTCAGAGCAGGTGGCCCTGCTGCGGCTCAGCTGGAGCGAACTGTTCATTCTTAATGCGGCGCAGTCTGCCCTGCCGCTCCACATGGCCCCGCTGCTGGCTGCCGCCGGCTTCCACGCCTCACCCATGTCCGCAGAGCGGGTGGTCTCCTTCATGGACCAGGTGCGCGTCTTCCAAGACCAGGTGGATAAGCTGACACGACTGCAGGTGGACTCTGCTGAGTACAGTTGCCTGAAAGCCATCGCCCTCTTCTCACCAG ACGCATGTGGACTGACAGACCCGGCCCACGTGGAGAGTCTGCAGGAAAAGGCTCAGGTGGCCCTGACTGAGTACGAGCGTATGCAGTATCCAAGCCAGCCCCAGCGCTTCGGCCGTCTCCTGCTCCGCTTGCCGTCGCTTAGGGCCGTGCCGGCGAACCTGATCTCTCAACTCTTCTTCATGCGCCTGGTTGGCAAAACGCCCATCGAGACGCTCATACGAGACATGCAGCTCTCTGGCAGCTCGATCAGTTGGCCTTACGTGCCTGGACAGTAG